Proteins encoded by one window of Halorubrum ruber:
- the dgoD gene encoding galactonate dehydratase, translated as MYITDYELFEVPPRWLFLKLTTSDGRVGWGEPVVEGRAKTVAAAVEELLDNYLLGEDPTRIEDHWQTMYRGGFYRGGPVLMSAIAGIDQTLWDLKGKQFGAPVHELLGGRARDRVRVYQWIGGDRPADVGEAAREKVDAGFSALKMNATAELESIDSPAAVDAAAERIAAVREAVGDEVDVGVDFHGRVAKPMARRLAAALEPYDPMFIEEPVLPENNDALPAIRASTTIPIATGERMYSRWDFKEVLEADAVDLIQPDVSHAGGITELKKIASMAEAYDVSVAPHCPLGPIALASCIQVDACTPNALIQEQSLDIHYNETSDVLDYLADPSVFEYRDGFVEVPDGDGLGIEIDEEHVREQAEEDVDWHNPVWRHDDGSVAEW; from the coding sequence ATGTACATCACCGACTACGAGCTGTTCGAAGTGCCGCCCCGCTGGCTGTTCCTGAAACTCACGACGAGCGACGGGAGGGTCGGCTGGGGGGAGCCCGTCGTGGAGGGCCGCGCCAAGACGGTCGCCGCGGCGGTCGAGGAGCTGCTCGACAACTACCTGCTCGGCGAGGACCCGACGCGGATCGAAGACCACTGGCAGACGATGTACCGCGGCGGCTTCTACCGCGGCGGTCCGGTGCTGATGAGCGCCATCGCCGGCATCGACCAGACGCTGTGGGACCTCAAGGGGAAGCAGTTCGGCGCGCCCGTCCACGAGCTGCTCGGCGGTCGCGCGCGCGACCGGGTCCGCGTCTATCAGTGGATCGGCGGCGACCGCCCGGCGGACGTGGGCGAGGCCGCGCGCGAGAAGGTCGACGCCGGCTTCTCGGCGCTGAAGATGAACGCTACCGCGGAGTTGGAGTCGATCGACTCGCCGGCCGCGGTCGACGCCGCGGCCGAGCGGATCGCGGCCGTCCGGGAGGCGGTCGGCGACGAGGTCGACGTCGGCGTCGACTTCCACGGCCGGGTGGCCAAGCCGATGGCCCGCCGGCTCGCGGCGGCGCTCGAACCGTACGACCCAATGTTCATCGAGGAGCCGGTGCTCCCCGAGAACAACGACGCGCTCCCGGCGATCCGGGCGTCGACGACGATCCCGATCGCGACCGGCGAGCGGATGTACTCGCGGTGGGATTTCAAGGAGGTGTTAGAGGCGGACGCGGTGGACCTGATCCAGCCGGACGTCTCCCACGCCGGCGGGATCACCGAGCTGAAGAAGATCGCGTCGATGGCGGAGGCGTACGACGTGTCGGTCGCCCCGCACTGCCCGCTCGGGCCGATCGCGCTCGCCTCCTGCATTCAGGTCGACGCCTGTACGCCGAACGCGCTCATCCAGGAGCAGTCGCTCGACATCCACTACAACGAGACGAGCGACGTGCTAGACTACCTCGCCGACCCGTCGGTGTTCGAGTACCGCGACGGGTTCGTCGAGGTTCCCGACGGCGACGGGTTAGGGATCGAGATAGACGAGGAACACGTCCGCGAGCAGGCCGAGGAGGACGTCGACTGGCACA
- a CDS encoding RNA-guided endonuclease InsQ/TnpB family protein — MVTVAVTAKFHNPSLSRRKEWQRASRLYRDTKQFCIDGWENGDFDKSVTTASIDNDLYSAIQNQAIREAKSDHNKDGEVRYRESQPFAINNQNWEIDTTENGTVVVGFPCVSQWWYTPIEVYADIADPVDRLVEGDADKTRLQVYRRGDDWYCTFNVNYDADTSGETPIGVDIGERHILAVTAYGEDESMLVSGGEAKYIRRKYRSLRDSLSEAGALRARNRVGDKEQRRIKDLNHKLSRRLITFADQFENPVIRMEDLEGIRENSSWSGVHSWHYHQLQQFITYKAERAGIRVEKVDAYHTSQRCSECGSMGTRDGDHFSCSECGRGRHADLNASENIAQREGEPCTA; from the coding sequence ATAGTCACGGTGGCTGTCACTGCGAAGTTCCACAACCCATCCCTCTCGCGGCGAAAAGAGTGGCAACGCGCCTCTCGTCTCTACCGTGATACCAAACAGTTCTGTATTGACGGATGGGAGAACGGTGACTTCGACAAATCCGTGACCACCGCCAGTATCGACAACGACCTCTACTCGGCCATCCAGAATCAAGCCATTCGAGAGGCGAAATCGGACCACAACAAGGACGGGGAGGTTCGCTACCGAGAGAGCCAACCGTTCGCCATCAACAACCAGAACTGGGAGATCGACACGACCGAGAACGGCACAGTCGTTGTCGGCTTCCCGTGTGTCTCCCAATGGTGGTACACCCCGATAGAGGTGTACGCCGACATTGCCGACCCCGTAGACCGGCTGGTGGAGGGTGACGCCGACAAGACCCGACTACAGGTCTACCGTCGCGGCGACGACTGGTACTGTACGTTCAACGTCAACTACGACGCCGACACGTCGGGTGAGACGCCCATCGGTGTGGATATTGGCGAACGGCATATCCTCGCTGTGACAGCCTACGGCGAGGACGAGTCGATGCTCGTGTCTGGTGGTGAGGCGAAGTACATTCGACGCAAATATCGTTCCCTACGCGACTCGCTCTCGGAAGCGGGTGCGCTTCGCGCACGCAACCGCGTGGGTGACAAAGAACAGCGTCGAATCAAGGACTTGAACCACAAACTCTCCCGTCGTCTCATCACGTTCGCGGACCAGTTCGAGAACCCCGTCATTCGGATGGAGGACCTCGAAGGTATCCGCGAGAACAGTTCATGGTCGGGCGTTCACTCGTGGCATTACCACCAACTCCAACAGTTCATCACGTACAAAGCCGAACGCGCTGGCATACGCGTCGAGAAGGTTGACGCGTACCATACCAGCCAGCGATGTTCGGAGTGTGGTTCGATGGGAACCCGTGATGGCGACCACTTTTCGTGTTCGGAGTGCGGTCGAGGACGCCACGCCGACCTGAACGCTTCAGAGAATATCGCACAACGGGAGGGAGAACCATGCACGGCGTAA
- a CDS encoding bifunctional 4-hydroxy-2-oxoglutarate aldolase/2-dehydro-3-deoxy-phosphogluconate aldolase — protein sequence MRTDRLDRITDGGVIAILRGVGRDDAVAVADAVVDAGVTALEVTADTPNAMASIEAIAERTDDAVVGAGTVLDAETARAAQLAGAEFLVTPTVNRDVIRTANRYGTPVVVGAYTPTEAIEAYEAGADAVKVFPAKTGGPDHVAAIGGPLPQVPLVPTGGVGADNAGEYVRAGAVAVGVGSSIVDGEAVADGDFDVIRENARAVIEAVAAARE from the coding sequence ATGCGAACCGACCGACTCGACCGGATCACGGACGGCGGCGTGATCGCGATCCTCCGCGGCGTGGGGCGAGACGACGCCGTGGCGGTCGCGGACGCGGTCGTCGACGCCGGCGTGACGGCGCTGGAGGTGACGGCGGACACGCCGAACGCGATGGCCTCTATCGAGGCGATAGCCGAACGCACCGACGACGCCGTCGTTGGCGCCGGCACCGTCCTCGACGCGGAGACCGCTCGCGCGGCGCAGCTCGCGGGCGCCGAGTTCCTCGTGACGCCGACGGTGAACCGGGACGTGATCCGGACGGCGAACCGGTACGGGACGCCGGTCGTCGTCGGCGCGTACACGCCGACCGAGGCAATCGAGGCCTACGAGGCGGGCGCCGACGCGGTGAAGGTGTTCCCCGCGAAGACCGGCGGCCCGGACCACGTCGCGGCGATCGGCGGCCCGCTCCCGCAGGTCCCGCTCGTGCCGACCGGCGGCGTCGGCGCCGACAACGCGGGCGAGTACGTCCGGGCGGGCGCGGTCGCGGTCGGCGTCGGGAGTTCGATCGTCGACGGCGAGGCGGTCGCCGACGGCGACTTCGACGTGATCCGGGAAAACGCGCGCGCGGTCATCGAAGCCGTCGCTGCGGCTCGGGAGTGA
- a CDS encoding cohesin domain-containing protein, whose amino-acid sequence MFDDTRHAAALALVLALALAPVAAPVAAAATADGTPVVTDKAGTTASDNALLSQQYAQQSDAPQLRLGSTTVNPNDTAVVRVSTDASNVAGYQTNVTFDSSVVQVEGVVGSDDFDDPVVNVNNDEGWVVFTQSGTEGVDEPVLARLRVTAVGDDGDSTDLSFVGEDTAVNDADRASVDVALVGGQVDVAAGDVVANNDGQQGASDGSETTGNGGNSGGLLGDVNLVVVAGGAAALGSAVAGGVFLGKRL is encoded by the coding sequence CTCGTGCTCGCGCTGGCGTTGGCCCCCGTCGCCGCGCCCGTAGCGGCCGCCGCCACCGCCGACGGGACCCCCGTGGTGACCGACAAGGCCGGTACGACCGCGAGCGACAATGCCCTCCTCTCCCAGCAGTACGCACAGCAGTCCGACGCCCCGCAGCTCCGGCTCGGATCGACGACAGTCAACCCGAACGACACCGCCGTGGTTCGGGTGTCGACCGACGCCAGCAACGTCGCCGGCTATCAGACCAACGTGACCTTCGACTCGTCCGTCGTCCAAGTCGAGGGCGTCGTTGGGAGCGACGACTTCGACGACCCCGTTGTGAACGTGAACAACGACGAGGGGTGGGTCGTCTTCACGCAGTCCGGTACCGAGGGCGTCGACGAACCGGTACTGGCTCGGCTCCGAGTCACCGCCGTCGGCGACGACGGCGACTCGACGGATCTGTCCTTCGTGGGCGAGGACACGGCCGTCAACGATGCCGACCGCGCCAGCGTCGACGTGGCGCTTGTCGGCGGGCAAGTCGACGTCGCGGCCGGCGACGTCGTCGCCAACAACGACGGCCAACAGGGCGCGAGCGACGGCAGCGAAACCACCGGCAACGGCGGCAACAGTGGCGGACTGCTCGGCGACGTGAATCTCGTCGTGGTCGCCGGCGGCGCCGCGGCGCTCGGGAGCGCCGTCGCCGGCGGCGTCTTCCTCGGAAAGCGCCTCTGA